The Nonlabens sp. Hel1_33_55 genome contains the following window.
CATCTTCACACACATACTGTTTAAAAAACGAAAGGTCAGATCGCTGAAAAGATGAACGCAAACTCCCTAAAGGATAGTTTACAGAAGATTTTAATAAGCATAAATTTGGGACATAAAAAAAGCCTCTCAGTTTCCTGAAAGGCTTTATTAGTAGCGGGAACTGGACTCGAACCAGTGACCTTCGGGTTATGAGCCCGACGAGCTACCTACTGCTCTATCCCGCGATGTAATGTTTTGTTTTTCTCTTTAGCTAAGTAGCCTGTAAGTAATAAGCTTACCTGAAAAACGATCCCATTTTTAATTGGGATGGCAAATATACAATGGTTTCTCCATTCCTGCAAGATATTCAATTAATAGATTGCACAAATTAGTTAAACTATTCTCAAATCACATAGGGTTGGGACTTAAAGCATGATGACAGCCGTAAATTCAAATAAAAATAATTATGGACGCTAACGTAAAAACCGAAAAGTATCTTCAAAATATTCTTGAAAAAACCTATGATGCACAACGTGGATATTCCAATGCTGCAGAAGCTACTGAACACGTTCAACTAAAACGATGGTTTGCTAATCAAGGTGCTAAACGTACTAAATACGCAGCAAGTATCGCTGGTGAGATGAAAGGTATGAATGAACATCCAGAATTTGATGGATCATTTACTGGAGACATGCATCGCGGCTGGATGAATATAAAAGCAGCACTTAGTAGTAACAAAGATGAAACTATACTTGAAGAATGTTTACGTGGTGAAAAAGCAGCTATTGATGAGTATGATCTAGTGTTGGAACATCGCGACGAATTACCACAAACAATAGTTAGTATTCTAGAGTCTCAAAAACAAGAGATCAAAGCAACAGTTAGTAAGATAAAAAGGCTAGAAGATGTTGCCGATCATCTTGATGACTAACAACCTAAACAAAACTAATGAACCGCTCCTTGAGCGGTTTTTTTATTGCCCTATTTCGCTAGCTTCAAAGGACATCAATTCTCCATCATCAAAACTTACCGATACCTCTATAGGATTACAACATACCTCGCAATCTTCTACATAGGTTTGTGAATAGGCTGGATCCAGCAGCATACTTATTTCCTGCCAGCAATGAGGACATGAAAAGAAATATTCTATCATAAGGGTTGCGACATCAAATCACCGGCAAGTTGCAACAGCTGCAGTTCTGCTAGCTTTGCGTCATACTTGGCGAGGTTTCTAGTTGTTAATGCATTGGTCAGATTGATTTGTGCTTGTCGCAGGACTATACTGGTAATTTGACCTAGACGATACTGCTCTTCAGACCTTTGAAAATTATTGCGGTTCGTTTCTAGGTTTTGTTGTTGTAGGCGATAGATAGCGAGTGCATTTTGGTAAGTCCCACGAGCGTTAGAAATGTCACGTGTTACTTGCTTTTCAATCTGTTGTAATCGTAGTTTTTCATTTTCGGCGGTGAGTTTTGCATTCCTGATTCCAGTAATTCCTTGACCACCGTCAAAAATATTCCAGGTAAGTGAAGCTCCCAGATTAACCGCATCACTGGTGCTGGTTCTAGATGGGAAAAATGGACTTTGGGGATCCTCTGCCCTATTCCATCCATAGCTACCACTCAGGCCTATTCTAGGAAGCAAAAGCGCCTTAGCCGTATTAATATCCCATTCACTTATTTGCACATTACTGCGAGCCAGCATTAATCGCACATTATCATCAACCTCATCCAGATAACTCAAAATCTCAAGTTCTGGTCGTAGCGCAACTAAAGTATCTACTACAAATGTCGCATCATCAATTTCCCTATTCATTACAAGGTTCAGGTCACGTTTAGCATTTTCTAGGTTTTGGCGGGCATTAAGAACATTGATACTATCTGTATTAATATCTACTTGTGCGTTCAAAACCTCCAGCTTATTTACCTGACCGTATTCAAACTGATATTGCGCGCGCCTTTCTCTTTCTCGAGTATTTTCCAGAGTTTGTCTAAAAACCGAAAGATTTTCTGTGATACGCGCCACATCGTAATATACGGTCATGAGTTGCACAGTTGTATTCTCAATCACCTCTCTAACCTGCAAGTCAGAAAGATTATACTGCTCCTTTAAAATCTTGTAATTATAATACCTGCCCAATCCATCAAACAATAGATAATCTGCTCCAATGCTTGCATCATAACGGCGTGAGATCTGGTCATTCAAAACTACCGGTTGACGTGGTGCCACTAAAATTCCTAGACTATCTCTAGTAGAACCAAATTCTGTACGGCTGTCTGAATTGCTATAACTTGCCGTCGCACTACCAGTCACACTAGGCAAATATCCACTATTGAGGATGTCTTGGTTATTGTCTGCAACCTCCAGTTGATTGTTGGAAATCTGGATGTCAAAATTATTTTGAAGCATCAGCTCAACGGCTTGTTCCTTAGTCAGTAATGGTTCTGGTGCTTGTTGGGATTTCGCTTTCGCGAAAGCGAACAACATCAACCCCACCAAACATATTTGAAGCTTTCTATTCATCTTTCTTCTCTTCAAATTCATCCACATGATCCTGTTCTTTGGCAATGCTGGTCACAGATCGCTTGCTCACTTTCTCACCGGTACGCAGCCAGTGAATCCATACTTTGCTATTGTTACCAAAGCTGAGGAATAACGGTAATAAAAGTAATGTCAATACGGTAGCAATCCCAATTCCATAGGAGATGGAAATCGCCATAGGTTTTAAGAATTGTGCTTGCCTGCTCTTTTCCAACAACAGTGGTGCGAGTCCTGCAACCGTTGTTAAGGATGTTAAAAATATAGCTCTGAAACGGCTTTTCCCTGCCTCAAATAAAGCGTCGTCAAACTTCATTCCATCTGCTATGAGAGAATTGAATTTACCAATCAATACGAGTCCATCATTTACCATGATTCCTATCAACGCAATGATGCCCAGCATACTTAATATATTTACTGGAAAACCATGAATCCAGTGTCCCCAAGCGACGGCGACAAAGCTAAAAGGAATCAATAAAATCAACATGATAGGCTGCGTCCCACTACGGAAGGTGAAAGCAATGACAAAGTAAATGATAAGCAAAACCAAAGGGAAAATGAAACTGGCGCTGCTTGAGATTTTTTCTGCCTCACGAGCTTGTCCACTTAGGTAATTGGGCGATATGGTAGGATATTTCTTTTGTAACTCTGGAATGATATTGTCTTGAATATCAGTCAGTATATCTGTGGCGCTTTCATTTGGATCTTTGAGGTCTGCACTTATCAAGATTTCACGCCTTCCTTCCAAGTGGTTAATGACTACGTCACCACGTTCAATGGTGTAGTCTGCAATATCACGCAATGGAACACGATCACCATTAGGTGTCTGGATACGCAACTCATCCATATCCTTGATACTATTTCTATTGTCGCGTTCGTAACGTACCCATACTCTTATTTCATCCTGACCTCGCTGGAATCGCTGTGCTTCCTGTCCAAAAAAGGCAGCGCGCACCTGTGACATCACCGCTCTAGAAGTTAGACCCAACGCATAAGCGTTATCATTCAGCTCCAGTTTTATTTCTTTTATTCCTGCTGGATCATTATCCTCAATATCTTTAAGTAGTGAGTTTTGGCTGAGGATCTCTTTGAAATCTTCTGTGGCCGCTTTTAGTTCCTCAATATTATTACTCAATAGTGAAACAGAAACCGGACTACCTCCAAAATTTCCGCCAGACCCAAAGTTCAACGTTTCGGCTCCAGGGATAACACCTACTAATTCTCGCAAACGATTGGCCACTATGGGCGACTTCAAATCCTCTGGTCGTGTTTCTCCCGGTAACAGGTTAATCGATAAGCTAGCCGATGAAGACGACGTTTGAGCTTTTATAATATTCTCAAAAAGCATGACGGAATCACCATATTCCTCATCAGTCAAATATTCATCAGTCAACTCTTTATTGACGATTTGTGCTTTCTCCTGAATGGAACCAATAATACTGTCTGTGATAGATTCTGCCGTACCGTTGGGCATTTCCAACGTGACTGAAACCTGATCACTTGAAATTTGCGGAAACAACGTAACACCTATCACGCCACCGCCTACAGAACCAATGGTCAAAAGAAGTGCCGCTACGAAAAACGAAAAGGTTAGGAATTGGTTTTTTAATGTGAACCTCAACGCTGGAGCGTAAGCTTTATCACGCATCCAGTTCATAGCCTTATCACCATATTCATTGACAACGCGCATTTTTTGAAATGCTTTGGAAATTCCTGTTTTAGGTTTGTCAGATTTAGTTTGCAGCGCTTTGGAATGCGCCAGGTGAGCCGGTAATATGATCAATGCTTCTACTAAAGAAACCAACAGCGTCAAAATCACAATAACAGAAACCTCACTAAAAAACTCTCCTATCCTGCCGTCCAGAAATAAGAATGTGGAGAATGCTAAAATGGTTGTAATGATCGCACTCAAAATAGGCGGGATCACCTCCATAGTCCCGTCGATCGCTGCGGTTACTGGATCCTTTCCATCTTCATAATGCTGATAAATATTTTCAGCAATTACGATACCGTCATCTACCAGGATACCAATTACAATGATCATCCCAAATAACGATAGCACATTGATAGTAACATCAAACTGTCCCGCAAAAATGAACATCCCAAGAAATGCAATAGGTAATCCAAATGCTACCCAAAAAGCCAATCTTGTATTCAAGAAAACAGATAAAAACAATAAAACCAACAACATACCAATCACGGCATTTTCGGTCAGCAAAGCTGTACGCTGATTGAGGGTAATTGAGCGATCGCTCACCACATTAAGTTGCACGTTAGTGAATCGCTGGTTATACTCTTCTATATATTCCTTTACCTTATCTGCACTGCCTATTAAATCTTCTGCATTGGTACTCGTGACGGTCATGTTTACCGCACGCTCATTATCAAAGTAAGAGGCGTTGGGTGATTCTGCAAATCTATCCCGAACCGTGGCAACGTCTTTTAAGAAAATAGTGGTACCGTCAGCTCTGGTTCTTACAGGAATGAAGTTCAATTCATCACCATAATAAGAGCGATTATTTGCTCTAATAAGATATTCCTCAACATCAGTTTTGATGTTACCACCTGTAGTTAGAATGTTAGAGCTTGCGACGGCATCTGCTACTTCTTGAAAAGTGACGTTATAACCCAACAAGGTATTCTCGTTGACGGCAATTTCTATCTCTTCCGCAGGATAACCAGTGATTTCAATTTGGGAAATACCGTCAATCCCTCGCAAATCATTCTCCACATCTCGAGCCAGTTGCTTTAGTGTTGCTAGAGGTACATTTTTTCCACTTAATGCAAATGTAATTGTAGGTCTAGACTCTTCTCTTTTAGCAACTACTAAGGGCTCCATTCCTACTGGATAGGATGGCACACGATCTACAGCGTTTTTAACTTCCAGCAACATGAAGTCAATATTGTAACCTTTGATAATCTCGACTGTAATTGTTCCAGCGTTTTCCCTAGAAGCAGATGTTACTCTATCAATACCTTCAATACCCTTAAGGTTATCTTCAATCTTAAGTACAACGCCTTCTTCAATTTCCTGAGGTGCTGCTCCAGGATAAGTAACATTGATCGTGATGATTTTAGAATCAACCAGCGGGAAGAATGAAGATTTCAAAGAAAGCATTCCTAAAACCCCAAATATTATAAAAGCAAAAATCACCACGTTGACAGCAACATGATGTTTTATGAAATAAGCAATAACAGTTCTCATGAAGCGGCATCTTCTTTAGAAGCCGTTGCAGCAGTTTCTTTGGCTTGGTCTTCTTTGGCCTGCTCCTCGGTTTTGACGATCATTCCTTCGTATGCTCCAGATATGGCTTGCGAGATAATGACTGTATCATTTTCAAGTCCTTTTAGCACAACGGTGTTATCTGAAAAGTAAACCGGATTCACATCCATCAGCTCTAGTTTATTATCGCGTACCACAAAAATCTGATTCCCATTTTGAAGAAGACTGCGATCTAGTTCCACCGCATCATTGATATTCTGTGCATCTAGGTTAGCTGTCAAATACATGCCTTCTTTCAAATCCTTGTTTTTAACCTCTATGACTACTGTAATAGTCTGGGAAGCCTGATCTACCTTTCCATTGACCCGAGTGACCTCACCTTGATACGTTTTGCTTCCAGAGATATTTTTCAATGCTACTTTTTCACCTATCTCTAATAAGTCAGCAAATTCTGCACTGATGGAAACCTGCATTTCATAGGTACCTGTTTGAATAAATTCACCCAGTTGCTGGCCGCTACGCACCAGTGTTCCTTCCGTAACCATAGCGTCAGTAAGCACGCCAGCAAACGGTGCCGTGATGCGGTATTTGATTAAGCGGTTTTCTAAATTCTTGAGATTATAAAAAGTGGTATAAATATTCCTTCCAGTGACAAAATATTTTTCTCTATCACTGACTGGTTCTGGCAGTGCTGGTGTGGTCGTGTTTGTATTCCAGTTATCAAGATAATCTTGCCATTGCTGATAAGATTCTGGATAGTCCAGACGCAAATCAGGCATGATCGCTGTAATCTCGTTATTCAATGTAGCCCTAGAACTCCTAACCTGCGAGTAAAATTCGGTATTATCAATAGAGATCAACGTCTCTCCAGCCCTATATTCCTGACCGGTTCTAAACAGTTTTCCCGAAGTACGGAACACACCACTAACCTCTGCATATAGTTCCACACGTCGCTTTGCTTGTAGATTACCATTAGCGGGAATCACTATGGGAATAGTAGCATTCTGGATGGTGTCTGTGCTAACAATCTTGACCTCTTTTTTGACTTGTGGCTTTGGAGCGGTTTTGCTGTCATATAGAAGTTTTGCTCCAATTGCCGCGCCTCCAATGATAACGACAGCAAGAATTATAAGAATGATCCTACGCATGAATTTTATAAGCTAAAATGACACTAAGAATCGCAAAACTAGGTTACGACTACAGGTCACGTGTTAATTAAACCTTAAAGATGTTGGTACAACTATTACTCGTATTAGTCCAGCGCATCGATTTCTTCAGAGACAACTTCCCATTTTTTCATCCATTCATCCAGCGCTTTTTTCTTTGCTTTATACCTCTCAAAGAAGGTAGGATCTGCGGACGTTTTATCATAGTCTGCAGCTAGTTCAGCATCCATCTTTGTGATTTCCCGTTCCATCTTATTGATTTCAGATTCGGCATTGGAAAGACGGTTGTTGAGTGATTTTATCTTTTTTTGTTGCTCATAAGATGGCTTGCTGTCGGTATTTTCTCGCTTTCGCGAAAGCGAACTATCCTTAACCTTAGTGCTTTTCTCAATCTCTCTCATGTCACGAGCCTTGCGCTGTTCCAGGTAATAATTAATATCACCAAGAAAGGTATGCAGTTTATGATCGCGGAATTCATAGACCAGATCTGTCAATCCTTGCAGAAATTCACGATCGTGAGAAACCACTATAAGCGTTCCCTCAAATTTTACCAGTGCTTGCTTTAATACATTCTTTGACTGAATGTCAAGGTGGTTGGTAGGCTCATCCATGATCAAAACGTTGAATGGCTGTAACAACAGTTTACACAAGGCCAGCCTGTTGCGCTCACCACCACTCAATACCTTCACCTTTTTTTCCACTTCATCACCACGGAAAAGGAAAGAACCCAGCATGTCGCGCACCTTTACTCTATTGCTATCGTCTGCAGCGTCAATCATGGTGTCCAGCACCGTTTTTTCACCATCAAGATACTCGGCTTGATTCTGGGCGAAATATCCTAACTGAACGTTGTGTCCTAGATTGACTTCACCTTTGTAGTCTTTGATGTCGCCTACAATAATTTTGGCAAGGGTTGATTTTCCCATACCATTCTGTCCCACAAATGCGAGCCTAGTGCCACGCTCCACCATCAGGTCGATGTTGCGCAGGACATTTTTATCGGCATAGGATTTTTGGATCTGATCTAACTCTAGGACGATTTTACCAGGTTGGATTGATTGCGAGAAGTTGATATTCATCGCAGCATTATCCACTTGATCCACTTCTACCACATCCATACGGTTGAGCTTCTTAACGAGCGATTGCGCCATGGTGGCTTTGCTGGCTTTGGCTTTGAACTTTTCTATAAGTTTCTCTGTGCGCTCAATTTCCTTTTGCTGATTTTTTGCGGTGGCAGCTTGTTGCTCGCGCAGCTCTGCACGCAGTTCTAGGAATTTGGTGTATGGTTTAGGGTAATCATAAATACGTCCCAAGCTTATCTCAATGGTACGGTTTGTCACGTTGTCAAGAAACATCTTATCGTGACTAACGATTACAACGGCACCTGGATAGGTTTGGAGAAATTGTTCCAGCCAAAGAATAGAGTCAATATCTAAGTGGTTGGTAGGTTCATCGAGCAACAATATATCGTGCTTTTCCAACAGGAGTTTTGCCAGCTCGATTCTCATGCGCCATCCACCAGAAAGCTCATCAGTGAGTTTGTCAAATTGCTCTGGTTTAAACGCAAGACCTTTTAAAATCTTCTCGGTTTCCCCTTTGTACTGGTAACCTCCAATGATCTCATATTCATGTGTCAAATCACCTATATCCTGAATCAACTGCATGTAGCTGTCAGACTCATAATCAGTTCTTGTAGCTAACTGATGATTGATTTCTTCCATTTGGGTTTCTATGGATCTCGCTTTCGCGAAAGCGGTATACGCCTCTTCCAGCACCGTTCTACCCATTTCAAAATCAATATCCTGTCGCAGGAAGCCTATGCTCACTTCTTTTTCAATCGCGAGGGAACCTTGATCTGCCGGAATGTCTCCCGCAATAACCTTGAGCATGGTAGATTTACCGGCACCGTTTTTACCAATCAAACCCACGCGGTTGCCCGCATTGAGCCTAAAGGTTATCTCTTCAAAGAGTGGTTCACCGCCAAAGCTGACGTGCAAATCATGGATGTTAAGCATAGCAAATTTGTATCTTTGCAAAGATGCAGCTATCCCAATAAACACTAAAGCTTTCCCATGCTAAAAGGCACAAAAATCTACAGTATTTTCACAGGTACATGTCCTGTTTGTCAACAGGAATCCATGTACACCAGTAGCAACATGTATAACCCAAAAAAAACACAGGAAATGCACGAACGCTGCTCTCATTGTGGTACTAAATATAAGATCGAGCCTAGCTTTTTTTACGGCTCCATGTATGTGAGCTATGGTGTAGGTGTTGCGATAGCTGTAGCAACGTTTGTTATTACCTACTTTTTATTCAACCTGCAACCTCTGGCCATATTTTTTGTGATCATGGCGGTTATGATTCTTGGATTACCTATTATCATCAGGCTATCCCGAAATATATGGATCAATATTTTTATGGATTACGATCCAGAAAAGGCTAAGAAATAGCTGTAAGCTAAAGCCGCAAAATTTGAGTTAGAGCTTTGCTTCTAATTATCAAATCTTGCGATATCCATTTCCTTAGGCAGTTGGTGGCCATTATAGATAGATTCTAATAATTGCTGCGATGCCCATGGCGCGATAAGCGAGGCGCGACTTCCCATTCCGTTGAATACATAAAGGTTTTTATAATCTTTATTTGATCCCAAAAAAGGTCGTCTATCTATTGTGGTAGGACGAATTCCGCTTTTGTGATCGACAATCTCGTATGGAAGCTTTAAGAAGGTTTCCAGCTTTGAAATTAAAAATTCTCGGGCTTCATCGCTTGGTTCTGCTGATGTGTATTCGCGTTCGTAAGTAGCGCCAACCCAAAAGAGATCTTCTCTATAAGGCATCAGAAAGACTGAGGACTTTATAATCTGCTCCAGCTTCAATCCTGGACATTTTATAATGAGGATTTCGCCTTTATTACCTTGCAACGGTAACTGATGGAACCATGGATTGTTTCTTAATCCGTTGCCTTCTGCAAAAATGATGGCCTTTGCATCTATTCCATTGTAACTAACGTGATCATTGGTAATATCTAGTTTTTCATAGTCCAGAGATGCTTTAATAAACTCATTCCTATCTTGAAAAAACTTTATAGAATCACTTAGATAGGCCATCGTATTGAGCCAACCTGTATGCTTAACGATACCATAGCCGTTACCAGCCTCAATTCCTGAAATAGATGTGTCTGAAGGCTCTGTAATCATCAAGTTAGCTAGATCATCCCTATTTGACTTTCTAATCCATGTAGAGCGTTCTTTTTGATCATGCAAACGGCGCCATACAGGAACCATTTCAAGTACGCTACTCTTTAAGTAATTCTCAACCTCTTTATAGAATGGAAATATAAAATCCAGCTGCTCCTGAGCTTTCCAAATAGGACTGAACCTTTTTAAAACCACCGGATTGAATACTCCAGCCGCTACGTGGCTTGAGGATTGCTTCTCATCTGCTATCCAATGAATTGATTTTCCCTGTAAAAACCATTGCCATGCCAGCGTAGCACCAGATATTCCACCACCAACAATTATCACATCTTTCATAGGCCCAAAAATACTGAGTTCAAGGCATAAAAAAAGCCTTGCAATGCAAGGCTTAAATTATACTTTATAGTTCTTAATAATTCCACATATCCAATTCAAAGTTTCTAATCGTCTCTTTAAGTCGATCTGATTCCAGCAATTGCATCATAGAATTATTAGTGATGTAGCTTTCAACTTCTCTATCACCTTGGACATTATCAATTTTATAAATCGTAGCATTGAAATGTCTGGAATTCAACAAGTGGTCAAAGGTAAAAGGTCTAGCAGAATTTCGTTCATTAAAGACTTTAGCCTCATGTAAAATATCCCTCATATCGGGATAGAATACCCAGAACAATTCCACACCTTGTGGATCATCTAGGAAGTTTACATCTGGAGTTACTGGCGCTAAAGCAATCATTCTATATTTCATTTCTGCTTGACGGCTATCAAAATACCATACACCACGTATGTGATATTGTGAAACCATGTTTGCATTGATGGTAGTCGTCGTAATGAATTCTGCTGGAACACTACCAGTTTCATT
Protein-coding sequences here:
- a CDS encoding DUF983 domain-containing protein, with product MLKGTKIYSIFTGTCPVCQQESMYTSSNMYNPKKTQEMHERCSHCGTKYKIEPSFFYGSMYVSYGVGVAIAVATFVITYFLFNLQPLAIFFVIMAVMILGLPIIIRLSRNIWINIFMDYDPEKAKK
- a CDS encoding efflux RND transporter permease subunit, with translation MRTVIAYFIKHHVAVNVVIFAFIIFGVLGMLSLKSSFFPLVDSKIITINVTYPGAAPQEIEEGVVLKIEDNLKGIEGIDRVTSASRENAGTITVEIIKGYNIDFMLLEVKNAVDRVPSYPVGMEPLVVAKREESRPTITFALSGKNVPLATLKQLARDVENDLRGIDGISQIEITGYPAEEIEIAVNENTLLGYNVTFQEVADAVASSNILTTGGNIKTDVEEYLIRANNRSYYGDELNFIPVRTRADGTTIFLKDVATVRDRFAESPNASYFDNERAVNMTVTSTNAEDLIGSADKVKEYIEEYNQRFTNVQLNVVSDRSITLNQRTALLTENAVIGMLLVLLFLSVFLNTRLAFWVAFGLPIAFLGMFIFAGQFDVTINVLSLFGMIIVIGILVDDGIVIAENIYQHYEDGKDPVTAAIDGTMEVIPPILSAIITTILAFSTFLFLDGRIGEFFSEVSVIVILTLLVSLVEALIILPAHLAHSKALQTKSDKPKTGISKAFQKMRVVNEYGDKAMNWMRDKAYAPALRFTLKNQFLTFSFFVAALLLTIGSVGGGVIGVTLFPQISSDQVSVTLEMPNGTAESITDSIIGSIQEKAQIVNKELTDEYLTDEEYGDSVMLFENIIKAQTSSSSASLSINLLPGETRPEDLKSPIVANRLRELVGVIPGAETLNFGSGGNFGGSPVSVSLLSNNIEELKAATEDFKEILSQNSLLKDIEDNDPAGIKEIKLELNDNAYALGLTSRAVMSQVRAAFFGQEAQRFQRGQDEIRVWVRYERDNRNSIKDMDELRIQTPNGDRVPLRDIADYTIERGDVVINHLEGRREILISADLKDPNESATDILTDIQDNIIPELQKKYPTISPNYLSGQAREAEKISSSASFIFPLVLLIIYFVIAFTFRSGTQPIMLILLIPFSFVAVAWGHWIHGFPVNILSMLGIIALIGIMVNDGLVLIGKFNSLIADGMKFDDALFEAGKSRFRAIFLTSLTTVAGLAPLLLEKSRQAQFLKPMAISISYGIGIATVLTLLLLPLFLSFGNNSKVWIHWLRTGEKVSKRSVTSIAKEQDHVDEFEEKKDE
- a CDS encoding ferritin-like domain-containing protein; translated protein: MDANVKTEKYLQNILEKTYDAQRGYSNAAEATEHVQLKRWFANQGAKRTKYAASIAGEMKGMNEHPEFDGSFTGDMHRGWMNIKAALSSNKDETILEECLRGEKAAIDEYDLVLEHRDELPQTIVSILESQKQEIKATVSKIKRLEDVADHLDD
- a CDS encoding efflux RND transporter periplasmic adaptor subunit, encoding MRRIILIILAVVIIGGAAIGAKLLYDSKTAPKPQVKKEVKIVSTDTIQNATIPIVIPANGNLQAKRRVELYAEVSGVFRTSGKLFRTGQEYRAGETLISIDNTEFYSQVRSSRATLNNEITAIMPDLRLDYPESYQQWQDYLDNWNTNTTTPALPEPVSDREKYFVTGRNIYTTFYNLKNLENRLIKYRITAPFAGVLTDAMVTEGTLVRSGQQLGEFIQTGTYEMQVSISAEFADLLEIGEKVALKNISGSKTYQGEVTRVNGKVDQASQTITVVIEVKNKDLKEGMYLTANLDAQNINDAVELDRSLLQNGNQIFVVRDNKLELMDVNPVYFSDNTVVLKGLENDTVIISQAISGAYEGMIVKTEEQAKEDQAKETAATASKEDAAS
- a CDS encoding CPXCG motif-containing cysteine-rich protein, with amino-acid sequence MIEYFFSCPHCWQEISMLLDPAYSQTYVEDCEVCCNPIEVSVSFDDGELMSFEASEIGQ
- a CDS encoding TolC family protein — encoded protein: MNRKLQICLVGLMLFAFAKAKSQQAPEPLLTKEQAVELMLQNNFDIQISNNQLEVADNNQDILNSGYLPSVTGSATASYSNSDSRTEFGSTRDSLGILVAPRQPVVLNDQISRRYDASIGADYLLFDGLGRYYNYKILKEQYNLSDLQVREVIENTTVQLMTVYYDVARITENLSVFRQTLENTRERERRAQYQFEYGQVNKLEVLNAQVDINTDSINVLNARQNLENAKRDLNLVMNREIDDATFVVDTLVALRPELEILSYLDEVDDNVRLMLARSNVQISEWDINTAKALLLPRIGLSGSYGWNRAEDPQSPFFPSRTSTSDAVNLGASLTWNIFDGGQGITGIRNAKLTAENEKLRLQQIEKQVTRDISNARGTYQNALAIYRLQQQNLETNRNNFQRSEEQYRLGQITSIVLRQAQINLTNALTTRNLAKYDAKLAELQLLQLAGDLMSQPL
- a CDS encoding NAD(P)/FAD-dependent oxidoreductase, translating into MKDVIIVGGGISGATLAWQWFLQGKSIHWIADEKQSSSHVAAGVFNPVVLKRFSPIWKAQEQLDFIFPFYKEVENYLKSSVLEMVPVWRRLHDQKERSTWIRKSNRDDLANLMITEPSDTSISGIEAGNGYGIVKHTGWLNTMAYLSDSIKFFQDRNEFIKASLDYEKLDITNDHVSYNGIDAKAIIFAEGNGLRNNPWFHQLPLQGNKGEILIIKCPGLKLEQIIKSSVFLMPYREDLFWVGATYEREYTSAEPSDEAREFLISKLETFLKLPYEIVDHKSGIRPTTIDRRPFLGSNKDYKNLYVFNGMGSRASLIAPWASQQLLESIYNGHQLPKEMDIARFDN
- a CDS encoding ABC-F family ATP-binding cassette domain-containing protein encodes the protein MLNIHDLHVSFGGEPLFEEITFRLNAGNRVGLIGKNGAGKSTMLKVIAGDIPADQGSLAIEKEVSIGFLRQDIDFEMGRTVLEEAYTAFAKARSIETQMEEINHQLATRTDYESDSYMQLIQDIGDLTHEYEIIGGYQYKGETEKILKGLAFKPEQFDKLTDELSGGWRMRIELAKLLLEKHDILLLDEPTNHLDIDSILWLEQFLQTYPGAVVIVSHDKMFLDNVTNRTIEISLGRIYDYPKPYTKFLELRAELREQQAATAKNQQKEIERTEKLIEKFKAKASKATMAQSLVKKLNRMDVVEVDQVDNAAMNINFSQSIQPGKIVLELDQIQKSYADKNVLRNIDLMVERGTRLAFVGQNGMGKSTLAKIIVGDIKDYKGEVNLGHNVQLGYFAQNQAEYLDGEKTVLDTMIDAADDSNRVKVRDMLGSFLFRGDEVEKKVKVLSGGERNRLALCKLLLQPFNVLIMDEPTNHLDIQSKNVLKQALVKFEGTLIVVSHDREFLQGLTDLVYEFRDHKLHTFLGDINYYLEQRKARDMREIEKSTKVKDSSLSRKRENTDSKPSYEQQKKIKSLNNRLSNAESEINKMEREITKMDAELAADYDKTSADPTFFERYKAKKKALDEWMKKWEVVSEEIDALD
- the gldN gene encoding gliding motility protein GldN; this encodes MMNKLVALIAFLLTVGMVQAQNNILNAKSFDEIGEKTLEQVINDNDTPLPYGFVGDRDILWERNVWEKIDLDEKVNFPLYYPVDTNFVGSERRSLFHVITKAAAEGKVKLYADSYGNTERNFQDLGSSLKRVDTSDVGIQRFNETGSVPAEFITTTTINANMVSQYHIRGVWYFDSRQAEMKYRMIALAPVTPDVNFLDDPQGVELFWVFYPDMRDILHEAKVFNERNSARPFTFDHLLNSRHFNATIYKIDNVQGDREVESYITNNSMMQLLESDRLKETIRNFELDMWNY